The Paenibacillus dendritiformis region TAAAATAATCCGCTCGCCGGCGATTTCTCTCGAACGGACAATTTTCCATACTTCCGCTTTATTGTTAATTTTAAGCTGCTTCTGAATAAAGCTATCCGGCTTGGCAAGGACCAATTCGTGTACAATCGTACGCCATTCCTTCCTTGACCGGTTAGCGATCTCCTTGAAGCTGACCAGCCCCGAAATGGGAAAGTTGAATTTCTCGATATCCAGGACGACAGAGCCTTTTCCTCTTACCTTGTGGATATAGCCGTTCTGCGACAATTGGTTCAACGCCTTGCGAATCGTCTCGCGAGAAGCATCGTACATCTTGGCTAATTCATGCTCCGAGGGCAGCAAACTATTGGATTTCATTTCGCCTGATTGAATTTTTGTGGCGAGATCATAATAAATCCCGGAAAATTTATTGTTTCTCATTCCATTTCTCACCATTTCTCCAATAGCATATTCATTATTATTAGCATATACCCTTTTATTCCATGAATCAACGGATGACGTGCTTGGGCGATCTGTGTGCGTCCTGTAAAAGCACAAGCTTGCGTCGGACTGGTCTTACTCTCCCGTCCAATAATAAACGATGGATTCGTAAGGCCGCAGTTGAAGAGCCCGGAATTCTTCCGGTGAATCGGCATAATTGGATAGTAAAATCTCGCTTTTCCCGTGCTCAGGTGACATTCCGATCTCGTCGGCTGTGAGCGTAACCGGTTCGCGATAAAAGTTATTGACGACGAGAAGCGTTTCATTTTGCCATTGTCGCGCATAAGCGAATATCTGTTCATGGTCCGCAAGCAGCAGCCGATAATCTCCATAGGTGATAATGTCATATTGTTTGCGCAGTTGGATTAGTTTTTGATAATGATAAAAAATCGAGTCCTGATCTTGTAGCGCAGCTTCTACGTTGATGTCCGGATAATTCGGAGCCGCTTGTATCCAAGGCGTGCCCTTCGTGAATCCCCCGTGGGCGCTGCGATTCCATTGCATCGGCGTTCTCGAATTATCGCGGGATTTCTGCTTCAATATGTCCATGATCGTGTCATGGCTTTTTCCCTGTTCGCGCATTAGGTTGTACATATTGAGGGATTCGACATCACGGTAATCCGCAATCTGATCAAATTCCGGATTCGTCATTCCGATTTCTTCACCTTGGTATATATAAGGCGTCCCTTGCAGCATGTGGATCGTTGTACCGAGCATTTTCGCCGATTCTACGCGATACTTGCCGCTGTCGCCGAATCTCGATACAATGCGCGGCTGATCATGGTTACACCAGAACAGCGCGTTCCAGCCTTCGCCATCATGCATTCGAATTTGCCATTCCGACAAGATTTGCTTCAATTTGATAAAATCAAACTCGGCTTTCGCCCATTTCTCGCCACCCGGATAATCGACCTTGAGATGGTGGAAGTTAAAGGTCATATTTAATTCCTGCCGCTCGGGATTCGTATACTTGATGCATTCCTCGATCGAAGTGGAAGACATTTCCCCCACGGTCATCGTTTCCCGGTTGGCAAAGACCTCTTGATTCATTTCATGCAAATATTCATGAACGCGTGGCCCGTCGGTATAATATTTCCGTCCGTCCGCCTGTGCGTTTTCACCGCTGTCATTCGGGAAATTCTGATCTTTCGAAATTAAATTAATGACATCCAAGCGGAACCCATCGACTCCTTTGGCGAGCCAAAAATTCATCATTTGATAGACTTCCTGGCGCACGTCGGTGTTTTCCCAGTTGAGATCCGCCTGCGTGACATCAAAAAGATGCAAATAATACTGCTTCGTCTTTTCATCGTATTTCCAGGCGCTTCCGCCGAATTTCGACTGCCAATTGTTCGGTTCCTGTCCGTTGTTCGGTTCTCTCCATATATAGTAATCCCGGTATGGATTATCGAGGGAAGAGCAGGACTGTTGAAACCACGGATGCTCCGTCGAGGTGTGGTTCACCACAATGTCCATGATCACCTTAATCCCTCTGCGGTGAGCTTCGTCTAATAGCTTGTCGAAGTCCTCCATCGTTCCATACTGCGGGTTAACCGCGTAATAATCGCTAATATCATAGCCATTATCTTTTTCCGGCGATGCATAAATCGGGGTTAACCAGATCACATCCACGCCCAGGTCGCGAAGATAATCCAATTGGGCCATAATCCCGTTAATATCTCCAAGACCGTTGCCTGTCGTATCCAGAAAACTTTTCGGATAGATTTGATAGACGGCCGCTCTTTTCCACCAAGGTTCTTGCATCGTTACACTCCTCTACTGTAATCCGCTCAAAGGCCTGCATGAATTCCCGCGCACACGCCCATTCTTGCCTGTCTCTTACTTTCCGGTTCCTTTTACTTTGGCAAACAGAAGGGTCAGCACAAACGGGACGGCAACGGCGATGCCCATAGCTATAAAGTAAATGCCCCAAAAGTCAGTGAAGATAGACAAAAATGCCGGAATTCCGCCAATTCCGATCGAAGAAGCCGTGACATGCTTCCAGGCGACCAGCATTCCCGCACAAGCCGCGCCGATCATAGCGCTGATAAAAGGAAACTTAAAGCGTATATTCACGCCGAACATCGCAGGTTCCGTCACGCCCAGGAAGGCGGAAATGCCCGAGGTAAGCGCCGTCCCTCGCAATTTGTCGTCTTTGCTGGCGAACATCATCGCAAGCGCCGCCGCTCCTTGCGCGATATTGGACATAACAATCACCGGCCACAGGTAGGTTGTGCCGATACTCGAAATCAGCTGCAAATCAAGCGCCAGGAACGTATGGTGCATCCCCGTCATGACAAGCAATGCGCCAATTCCGGCATAGATAAACCCTGCCAGCCAGCCGAAATGATGGAACATCGCGACGACGGCATCGCTAATGGCGTTGCCAATGTGAAACGTAATCGGCCCGATAACCGCAAAGGTAATAAAACCGGTGACCAGCAGCGCGATGGGCGCCACCAGCAGCAATTGAATCGAGTCAGGAATGCGTTTTCTTAACAAGAGTTCGATTCGGGCAAGCAAAAAGGATGAGAGCAGGACAGGTATGACTTGTCCCTGATAACCGATTTTATTGATAGACAATCCAAACAAATCCCAGCGAGGAATGTCCCCGCTGCTTAACGCGTCGCTTGCAGAGGAGAGACTCGGGTGAATGAGCATCAACCCTAACACAATGCCGAGGAGCGGGCTCCCGCCGAAGCGCTTCACCGCGGACCATCCAATCAATCCCGGCAAAAAGGTAAATGCCGTGCTCGCAATCAAGCTGACAATGTCGGCAAATCCTTCCCAGGCCGGATAAACTTCAATCAACGACTTTTCCGCGTAAAAAATGCCCGGTCCCACCAGCAAATTATTGAGTCCAAGCAGCAAACCGGATGTGACAATGGCGGGAAGAAGCGGAATAAAAATATCTCCCAGCACCTTCACGAATCGTTGCAGCGGATTTATTTTTTTCGCTTCGCCGACTGGCGCCGTCCCCTGTGCCGGAGCGGGCGTGGAAGTCCCCGCCATCCCTGCGATTTGCACCAATTCCTTGTGCACTTTATCCACGAGTCCCTGGCCAATGACAACCTGAAATTGACCATTTGTGGAAAAGCTTCCTTTCACTAAATCGTTCTTGTCCAGTGCTTCTTTATTGACTTTCCCCTCATCCCTCAAGGAAAATCGCAGTCTGGTAATGCAGTGTATAACATCTGAAATATTGTCCGAGCCTCCAACAGCCTCAATAATCTGTTCCACGGACTTTCTCTTTATTGCCATCGCTAGCTCCTCCAAAACTCTATGATGCGGTATATATTGCTGAAAAAATATCCAACTGTCCAATTGGAGCAACGTTTTTTCATCGTTATCGCATCCGCGATCTTACGTGAATCATTTCACTTCCCTTGCCTCGCTCTGTCTTCCATTTTTCACCTACATCATCTCATCTATCCCCCTAGTAACGCTTACAATCTCTTTTTTCCGCAAAGCCTGTATATACAAATTACAGAGAAATGATATCATGTATATACATGTTGGTCAACCGCCGAGTAGGAGTCCGGCTCCAAAAAAAGCTTCCGCTATGGGAAGCTGGAAGCTGGTCGTCTTTCGCCGGTCATCCTTCCCGTACCGCGTTCCGGTACTGGATCGGGGTTAGGCCCTCGCTCTTCTTGAACTTGCGGATAAAATTCGTCGGGTCGTTGTAGCCGACCTCGCTCATAATATCTCGCAGCGGAACATCGGTATGCTTCAGCAATTCCTTCACCTTCTCCATCCGCAGCGTGTCGATATAGCGCATCAGCGTATGGCCGGTGCTGTCCTTGAACACACGCGTGACATAGGAAGGCGAGAGCGAGAACTGCTGCGCGATGCTCTCCAGCGAGAGGCCGTTGTCCCGGTAATGCTTGGCGACGTAGTCGCGGAGTTTGTCGGCGAGGCCGGCGCCCTTGGCCGCGGTCTGCTGTTCCATATAGACGCACAGTTCCTGGCACAAGCGGGCGATCGAGGCCTCCAGCGCCTCCATCGTCTCAACCTCTTCCGTCGCCAGGGCGTTAATCAGGTCGCGGAAGCGGTCATCCGATTCTATGCCGAGCTCCATCAGCGTCTTAATCAGCGTGTTCACCAGATTGAAGCAGATCAGCTCGGCTGCCCGGAGCGGGATATGCCGTTCCGCGATATCCTGCAGCATGGCGGCGACGATATGCCGCGCGTCGTCTCCCCGCGCCTGCCTCAGCGCCAGCACCAGCTCCCGCTCCTGCTCGAGCGCCTGCCAGTACGGGCTCTGTCCGTTCGGCTGAACATCTTCATAGCTGATGATTCGTCCCCCGCCCTTGATGAAGCGGTAGCGCACCGCCTGGCTCGCTTCGAGGAAGGAGCCGTGCGCGAGGGCGATGTCCTCGCAGCAGGAGCCGATGCCGACTGTGACCGACAGTTGCCAGTAATGGCTGAGGAACTGCCGCAGCTTCTCGGCCAGCCTGACCGGCTGCCCGCTCTCTATCGCCGCCTCGTCCAGATTGAGCAGCAGGGCGAAGGTCCGGTTGTCCGGCAGCTCCACGCTATAGCCAATCCCTATCTCCTCCGAGAGCTCCTCCAGCATTTTCACCAGACTGTACTTGAGCAGATGCTGGGTCGATGCCGAGTGAAGCCGCTGGAACCCGGCATAGTCATCGATATGGAACAGAAGGACGACCGCCTGCTCGTGCTCGAAGCGCATCGATGCGAGCGCCAGCCGCTCCTCCCATGGTCCGCTCATCATGCGGCCATGCAGCAGCGAGAGAATGATCTGCTCCTTCAGTTCACTCGCCTGGCTCTTCAACTGATGGAGCAGGCCTTCCTTCTGGGCCTCCATCTCTCCGACCGCTCGGGAGATGAGGTCATATTCATCCGCTCCCGCGGCCGCGGCCTGCAGCGAATGATGCGGCTCCAGCTTCTTCACCAGCCGCTGCAGCGGGCGGTAATTGTTCACCGAGAAGGAGAAGGCAATGATCAGTCCGATGACAAATACGGCCCCAACCGTATATTCGAACCACCGCTTGCTCTTCTGAACCTGGCTCATGAATTGATCGGTCGGCATGACGGTAATATAGGACCAATAGTTGTGGTCGGATTGCATGCGCACGATGGAATACGGATGTCCCTCGATGGACACGCTCTGGAGCGTATCATCCGCCTCCGCCGCGGCCGCGTTCCGAACCGCGGTCCACACGGCGGATTCCGCCGCTCGCGTTCCGGGGTTCTCGAGCCGGTAGAGCGGCTCCTGCTGCTCGCTGACGATGTAGGTGAAGCCATAGTAATCCTGAAGCGCTTGCTGCATAATCGTCCGGATGCTGGTCTCCTCGATGAAGAACAGCACCGCCCCGTAGCGCTCGTCCCGATTATGTGACAGCGGTTCGATATAGACATATCTTTGCAGCGGCGGGGCTCCCTTCATGACGGTCGTCTGCAGCGCTTGAAGCACGGGGATTTCCAAGCTCTCCAGCGTCTTGTCCAGGTCTTTCAGCCGGTAGTTGTCGAATTTGTAAACGGATTCAAAAAACGCGTCTGCATCGTACGTCCCGCTGGCCGCATACAGCCGGTCGGGATGCTGGGAAGGATAGTACAGCATCACGTCATAGATGAAGGAGTTGGTTGATTTGTATTTTTTGAGTTCGGACACGGTCCGGTACAGGGCGTAGCCGTTCTCCTCCACCATGAACGGCGTCAGCTCGGAGTTGGAGGAGATCTGAAGCGCCATCCGGTTCATCTCGTTCACTTTCGCATCCATAATGTCCTTAATCTGCGTCAGCCGGGCGACCGTGCTGTCCCGAATCTCATCCCCCAGCGTCGCGACGAAGCCCTGATAGACGATCCCGCCCATAATCATCAGAATAATGACGACGAGCAGCATATAAGAAAAGAAATAGTTATAAAACCTGGACTTGACCCTGCGGCTCCACAACCTCATGCCCCCGCCCTCCTCCAGCTCTAGTCATCCAGAACCGCTCGTATCCGATTCATGCGGCGACTGCCAAAGGAAGACGGATGCGTCTTACCCTTTGGCAGTCAATCGTGCAGCCCGTGCGTACAGCATACACACCCGGCAGTCGCTTGACAATCCGCGATTTCGGCATCGGCGTTGATAAAATAGCAAGCAAGCCCCAGTTCCACGTCCACCGCTTATTGCTTATACCGCTCATACCCCGCCTTGTAAATGTCCATATATTCCTTCAGGCCCATCTTGTTCAGCGTAGCGACGTAGTTGTCCCACTCGCCGAAGGAGGCTCCTCCGGTAATGAATTTGGTCGTCATCTCCTTGACATACGTCTCGATGTCGGTCTTGAGCACCGTCATGCGTTCGGTCTCTTCCTTCGTATAGTTGAACGGCGGCCAGATCTCCTTGATGAGGTACGGCTCCACCTTCTTCGCCGCCTCAATCGATCCGGGCATTCCTTCGGCTCCCTTGAAATACGCCTGCTTCAGCATGCTCGGGTAACCGACGCCCGGCCAGACGAGATATTGCGACACCGCCTGATCCTGGGTCAAGCCGTCGGGATGATGCTTGATTTCGTCCGTATAATCGACCTCGCCATTGGCCTTCTCGACGAACGTCTTATCCTTGAAGCCCATGAAGAACATTTTGATGCCTTCCTCGCTGTACAGATGGTCCACCCAACGCACAGTCGCTTCCGGATGCTTGTTCTTGTCCGTAATGACGAACTGTCCCGGATTGCCAACCGGCGATCCGATATAGGAATAGATCTTGTCGCCATGCGGCCCGGCAAGCGCCGAGGCGCCGACATAGCCCTTCAGATTGCTGTAGACGGCCTCCGGATTGTAATCGGCAATCACGGCGTATACGCCCTGGGAGCCTTTGGCGATGATCTGATCGGCATTGGCGGTGAAAAAATCTTTGTCGATCAAGCCTTCGCTGTAGATTTTGTTCACATATTGGAGCATCTCCTTGTAGCGATCGTCTGCCGGGAAGAAACGCAATTCGTTGCTTGCCGGGTCGACATCCACATACGGATGGGATACGCCGCGGTTGCCCAGCCCCCACGCGCCGTACAAGTAGTTCCCTAAGTAATTCCAGCCCGGGCCGCCGCCAAGCGGGATGATGTTCGGATCCGCCTGCTTGATCGCCTTCAAGTACTCGTAGAATTCCTCCGTCGTCTGCGGCTCCGGCTTCCCGACCCGGTCCAGCCATTCCTGGCTGTACCACATGAAGGCTCCCGTCAGCATCGAAGTGAAGCCCGGATCCGTCACGGTAGGGAAGGAGTAAATATTGCCGTCCGGCATCGTTATCGCCTTGCGCACTTCCGGATTCTCGTCCAGCAGCTTTTTGAAATTCGGCGCATAATCGTCAATCAGCTGATTGAGCGGGATAAAGACGCCCTGTTCGCCGTACAGCATCAGATCGGATGGCGTGAACCGGTTCCCGTAGAACGCATCCGGATAATCGCCGCCCGCAAGCAAAATGTTGCGCTTCTCGACCAGATTATCGCGATCGACCGTATTCCATGTGATATGAATATTGCTCATCTTCTCGAACTCCTGCCACAGCAGCAGGTTGTTCCAGTCCGAGGCCGCGAACCGCTTCGGCGCGAAGAACTCCAGTTCGATCCTGTCCTGCGCGATCGGCATCCCTTCCTTGTTCACGCCGGCGGATTCCTTCGAGCCGCCGTCTTCTCCCCCTC contains the following coding sequences:
- the treR gene encoding trehalose operon repressor — encoded protein: MRNNKFSGIYYDLATKIQSGEMKSNSLLPSEHELAKMYDASRETIRKALNQLSQNGYIHKVRGKGSVVLDIEKFNFPISGLVSFKEIANRSRKEWRTIVHELVLAKPDSFIQKQLKINNKAEVWKIVRSREIAGERIILDIDYVNKEFVPTITKDIVEHSLYAYFESQLGLVISFAKKEITVEQATEADREYMDLGEHTYVVVVRNHVYLNDAALLQYTESRHRPDKFRFVDFARRENIGLPFK
- the treP gene encoding PTS system trehalose-specific EIIBC component yields the protein MAIKRKSVEQIIEAVGGSDNISDVIHCITRLRFSLRDEGKVNKEALDKNDLVKGSFSTNGQFQVVIGQGLVDKVHKELVQIAGMAGTSTPAPAQGTAPVGEAKKINPLQRFVKVLGDIFIPLLPAIVTSGLLLGLNNLLVGPGIFYAEKSLIEVYPAWEGFADIVSLIASTAFTFLPGLIGWSAVKRFGGSPLLGIVLGLMLIHPSLSSASDALSSGDIPRWDLFGLSINKIGYQGQVIPVLLSSFLLARIELLLRKRIPDSIQLLLVAPIALLVTGFITFAVIGPITFHIGNAISDAVVAMFHHFGWLAGFIYAGIGALLVMTGMHHTFLALDLQLISSIGTTYLWPVIVMSNIAQGAAALAMMFASKDDKLRGTALTSGISAFLGVTEPAMFGVNIRFKFPFISAMIGAACAGMLVAWKHVTASSIGIGGIPAFLSIFTDFWGIYFIAMGIAVAVPFVLTLLFAKVKGTGK
- a CDS encoding extracellular solute-binding protein, with amino-acid sequence MKNRRCAVLLLVLMLAWATALAGCGSQSGGGGEDGGSKESAGVNKEGMPIAQDRIELEFFAPKRFAASDWNNLLLWQEFEKMSNIHITWNTVDRDNLVEKRNILLAGGDYPDAFYGNRFTPSDLMLYGEQGVFIPLNQLIDDYAPNFKKLLDENPEVRKAITMPDGNIYSFPTVTDPGFTSMLTGAFMWYSQEWLDRVGKPEPQTTEEFYEYLKAIKQADPNIIPLGGGPGWNYLGNYLYGAWGLGNRGVSHPYVDVDPASNELRFFPADDRYKEMLQYVNKIYSEGLIDKDFFTANADQIIAKGSQGVYAVIADYNPEAVYSNLKGYVGASALAGPHGDKIYSYIGSPVGNPGQFVITDKNKHPEATVRWVDHLYSEEGIKMFFMGFKDKTFVEKANGEVDYTDEIKHHPDGLTQDQAVSQYLVWPGVGYPSMLKQAYFKGAEGMPGSIEAAKKVEPYLIKEIWPPFNYTKEETERMTVLKTDIETYVKEMTTKFITGGASFGEWDNYVATLNKMGLKEYMDIYKAGYERYKQ
- the treC gene encoding alpha,alpha-phosphotrehalase, translating into MQEPWWKRAAVYQIYPKSFLDTTGNGLGDINGIMAQLDYLRDLGVDVIWLTPIYASPEKDNGYDISDYYAVNPQYGTMEDFDKLLDEAHRRGIKVIMDIVVNHTSTEHPWFQQSCSSLDNPYRDYYIWREPNNGQEPNNWQSKFGGSAWKYDEKTKQYYLHLFDVTQADLNWENTDVRQEVYQMMNFWLAKGVDGFRLDVINLISKDQNFPNDSGENAQADGRKYYTDGPRVHEYLHEMNQEVFANRETMTVGEMSSTSIEECIKYTNPERQELNMTFNFHHLKVDYPGGEKWAKAEFDFIKLKQILSEWQIRMHDGEGWNALFWCNHDQPRIVSRFGDSGKYRVESAKMLGTTIHMLQGTPYIYQGEEIGMTNPEFDQIADYRDVESLNMYNLMREQGKSHDTIMDILKQKSRDNSRTPMQWNRSAHGGFTKGTPWIQAAPNYPDINVEAALQDQDSIFYHYQKLIQLRKQYDIITYGDYRLLLADHEQIFAYARQWQNETLLVVNNFYREPVTLTADEIGMSPEHGKSEILLSNYADSPEEFRALQLRPYESIVYYWTGE
- a CDS encoding helix-turn-helix domain-containing protein, with the translated sequence MRLWSRRVKSRFYNYFFSYMLLVVIILMIMGGIVYQGFVATLGDEIRDSTVARLTQIKDIMDAKVNEMNRMALQISSNSELTPFMVEENGYALYRTVSELKKYKSTNSFIYDVMLYYPSQHPDRLYAASGTYDADAFFESVYKFDNYRLKDLDKTLESLEIPVLQALQTTVMKGAPPLQRYVYIEPLSHNRDERYGAVLFFIEETSIRTIMQQALQDYYGFTYIVSEQQEPLYRLENPGTRAAESAVWTAVRNAAAAEADDTLQSVSIEGHPYSIVRMQSDHNYWSYITVMPTDQFMSQVQKSKRWFEYTVGAVFVIGLIIAFSFSVNNYRPLQRLVKKLEPHHSLQAAAAGADEYDLISRAVGEMEAQKEGLLHQLKSQASELKEQIILSLLHGRMMSGPWEERLALASMRFEHEQAVVLLFHIDDYAGFQRLHSASTQHLLKYSLVKMLEELSEEIGIGYSVELPDNRTFALLLNLDEAAIESGQPVRLAEKLRQFLSHYWQLSVTVGIGSCCEDIALAHGSFLEASQAVRYRFIKGGGRIISYEDVQPNGQSPYWQALEQERELVLALRQARGDDARHIVAAMLQDIAERHIPLRAAELICFNLVNTLIKTLMELGIESDDRFRDLINALATEEVETMEALEASIARLCQELCVYMEQQTAAKGAGLADKLRDYVAKHYRDNGLSLESIAQQFSLSPSYVTRVFKDSTGHTLMRYIDTLRMEKVKELLKHTDVPLRDIMSEVGYNDPTNFIRKFKKSEGLTPIQYRNAVREG